ATGTCTGCTCCGACgcttcactctctcttcttgcccgctcagcttctaaaacctgtagctcatcctccgtatagtCAGGCTCAACAAGATAAGGTTCTAGATCCTCATTTGTCCTAAAGTAGTTGTCGGTGGCGGCGCGGCTCTCATGAAGTCTTCCATGATTAATAGTGGCAAACAGATACgcgctttctatgctgctgctgttgatggaagtagcgtTACTTGCTGTGgactctgtgaaatcaatgcgcccaggaaagaagttccggtaatgcttaaaatgaccaaaatatggcaaaatgctgttcagtattacatgttgtcatgaatgtgcctgttactgcatggtcacaacatgtatataaaacaataaaaggtgtggaggtttttttttgggggggggggggggggggggggctttatagtcaaaataggtgagTCCCATTACGTggattgttagctgcctcatgctagctctttttctctcttgagaatgcacagaaaagggtgtgttcatgtttcacgtacggattgtggatgatggggaaatttccaaaagtgcagtttgccTGCATGTTCTGCAGTATCTGACTGTATTTCCATTAATTTATGCTAGCACCAGAGATTAATGTTCAATGGTTTCAATGGTTAGCATGACGAAATGGATGTCAACAGGAATATTTCATACAAGTGGATAACTGAAACCTTCTCTTCCCCTCCACACTCAGTAGTGCAGGTCAGGGTTACTTGTAGTAGTCACTTTGGACTGATGCTCAGTGTAACTATAAAGTTGTTCCCCCAATCAAACAAATGGTCTTATTAAGAATAATTTATCTGCCCCCATAATTTCTCACCTTGTCCAATATTTGTATCCAGTCTTTGTGTCATCCGGTGGAAAATACCAAGCTATTAAATCCTGACCAGCTCTTCTCCTGAGTAAGGATGACTGACCTGTTGCATGGCAACAGCACTCCAAAATTCGTCTCATCTACTGGGCTGGCTGGACAAGATAATGAGTTTGCCGCAACCTAACTTGCTTGCAAAGTTCTCCTTGTATGCAAGCCTACtgtatcaccatggcaaccacttAGGCTGACAAGGGATCCACGGGGAGATGTGAACAAATGCTAAACAGCTAGGGCAAAGTGACACAAAGAAGATCAGCCAGTCATCATCGCAGCGTTGTATCGGAGCGCCACCGCATGTCAGACTGTGGCGtgaagtttgtgtgtgtgggtggcgCTGATGCAAAATCAAGTTGACACAGGCACGGTGTAATAATACAGCTACAAAGAGATGGCATAACACAAACATTTGGCAGTAGCACAAATGAGCTCTGCTGTGCAATGCACCACAACACAACCTGACACGCAGCAAGCGACGTCACATTTTCACACTTCAATTGTATACAGTTATCAGGCTGACATGATTGGacagcacacagtcacacaaagGATGGAAGATCCCAGGGGGGAAGGGAGGAATAACAGGATTAGCacagttgtgtttttatgagcTGCTTTGGTTGTCATCGTCCACACGCTGAGGCAGCACACATGAGACGTAATCCAACACCCTCAGGAGACAGTTGGGTGACCACCAACGATGTCCTCGTATCTGGGTTTCAGTTTTTGCACTTACGTACGCACACttcagtatgtactgtatactatgTACACTGCATACTTAGTTCCTGGGGGCACACATTTTAACAGTGgaagtgctgtcccaaattgaTGACTGTCGTTGCCACTTCTCGGAAATGACGATCTCAACATTCGTCcatttcctcctcttcttcatctCTACTCTGAATTGCAACCTCTCAAGTTAGGATGTTTTCCAAATTGCGCACTTCCACACTCACACTTCAGTATACTTAGTTCCCGGGGAAGTGAATTTTGTCAGTGTCGCGCTGGCCTAAATTGATTACTGTCGATGCCCTCATACTGGAAATGATGGCAATATTTAtccgcttcctcttcttctctcctcctTAATTGCGAATTGCAACCATTTAAGTTAGGCTGTGTTCCAAATTGCACACCTCCACACTTATACTTGTAtactatgtacagtacattgatGGCAAAATTTAtccacttcctcttcttctctccattttaattgtgaattacaACCATTGAAGTTAAGGTCCAAACATACTCGGGCAGAACATACGTGTCGCAGACTCTGCAGAGGTCCGCACGTCCTCAAGGCCGATATCGGCAAGCCTCGTGCACTGGtgtcacacaaaacactgctcGACGTTTGTTTTTCACACAGACTTTTTAATGTGACATCGATCTGCAGCCGTCCTCCTTGCAACTTTGACCGGTGAGCTGTGACTCTTATAATGTAGAATTAGCGGTGCTAGGCGTCAAACTCAGTCGCTGAATTTTCCTGATGACATTTGCTTTTCAACACCAATACTTCTCATGTCCTTCACCAACGTAGCATACACTCCCCTTCCTCCGCTTTTGCTTTTCAAAGCCAGCAGGCAGAGCAGCTCCGCTTCCTCGTCTTCAGTGTAGGATGCCGTGACAGAAAAAATTTAAACATCGCGCAAGgattgtgggaaatgtagtgTTTCGTGTACAGTAGGTAGTGTTAGGGGTGTCACGTTACACTCAGATcacagattgcagtagattagcttTATGTTTTAGCTaaaaactacagttcccatgatgctcagAGTGTCGAATCAGGAAGCACTGTAGTACATTTTCGCAATAGAAGCTAATatatgttttgaagtcttatgctgcaatcatgttttgatctgacaaatcttggtaagtttgatcaagtgtagaattacacCATCTTCTGGTTGGACCTTAACACCGCGGTAGCTGCTGGACTCCGACGGGGGAGTGGGGGAGCACCTCATGTCTCAACCACCTGAGCAAACGAGCAAACAAGcataggttggattgcaaggtttatagtgtgcgcaaagcacttaatgtgcggatCCATTCCTGGCTCACGCACTGCCATGTCCACATTATGTGTATTATCAGTCACAGGAGCGATGCCACAGCTCACATCCTGATGGTGAGTCTGCTTCTGGCTGTCCTGTTCTtgcaagacagcttttctcttaaATGAGAAATATCATCACGTTTTAGTCTGACGTGAATATCCACTTGACACCTCGAGTAGTGAGTGAAGAAAATCTAGTGACAAAAGGCAACGTCCTGGTTTATGATtctggggtggtgggggtgtccATGCTGATGtgaaatggtaaaaatacatttctgaatCTGCACTTTTATCTAGACCCTCAACACAGGCTCTTCCTTTACTATAATGTAATGACTAAgccttgtttttgtttataaagGCATACTTTTATTTCATATAAATTGTATTGGATAggaaagtgtttgtttttgtgcacaATAATGACACTTGTGGTGTTACTCTTTAGAGATGGAAAACAAACTGGCCAAGGTGTACTTGCTACTTGTGTTTGCCTCTGCTTCTGTCGCATGCCACAGTGCCACTGCCTCCCCCTCTAATGGGCAATTACCATTTAGTTGCAGGTCCAGGGTCAATCCAAACTGCGCACAGTGTGATTGcgtttttaaagtgtcacagtCTTGGCTACCAGCAggtctcttttcctccaactcGCTGGGGCTTTTATTGCTCTGTAAGAAAACAAGCTCCACCTTATGGAGTTTAACAAGTGTTCTTTTCATTTGTGCACAAGAGagattttgtatttcactttcAACTTGACAGAAATAGGAATATTttggcacacgcacacgcacacacacacacacacacacacacaggagaagcACACAAACAACGCTTAGaaaccgtaaaaaaaaaaaacaaaacaagaataaatTAACACATAAGGATGTGGCAAGATATCAGTTGTTGACAACTTTTTAGTTTCTCTTTTCTCTAGTCTTGAACCTTCCTCACTCTTGACCTTCTGTGATTGCAGTTTGAAcaagggatgtccgataatattggtcGTCCTTGGCATAAAAGCGAAATATCGGTTTATATTGGtatggttttttttccaataatgaTATCGGCGCACCAGCGATGATgtcgtgctccacacagcaacaagcttgcgaGCTACCTGAGTATATCCATGGTCTGGAATGCCTTCAGATtgcaaatatgcaatttgccaAAGACTGGAAAGCACTGCAAGGGGGGAGTAAGGCGTCTTTCTTTAATGCTTCTAATGTAATatcacacctacagtatattagtCCAGTGTTTCATaatttgcactttactttgttcttataaggatgtttgtgccacacagaaatgttcggctttccaaattgtatcgttGGTAGCATTATATagggtgggccaaaagtagGGTTACAGTTAATAGGAGAACATGTTATATTAATTGACTATTGGTCGTGATtttttaatgaccttttttgagacacaatgtttaaaataaatatggcactttttctataacatacaatacaggccaaaagtttggacgcatctttattttcatgactatttacattgtagattctcaagactatgaatgaacacatgtggaattatgtacttaacaaaaaagtgtgaaataactctcaatatgtcttatattttagacatatattttatgtcttatctttttttttatggcgCTGCAAatccttggtgttctctcaatgagctgcAAGAggtaggtatgctggagcttatcccagctgactttgggcgagagggcgacattcatacctatggacaacttagagttgccaatgaacctaacatgcatgtttttggaatgtgtgaggaaaccggagtaaccggagtacccggagaaaacccacgcacgcacggggagaacatgcaaactccacacagaaatgcccaacggcaattcgaacccaggtcttcccgatctcctgactgtttggccaacatgctaaccaccgtgcggccccctcttgtcagggttacttaatggaatttcttgccttattaatggggtttgGAACcatctgttgtgtgtgtccaaacttttggcctgtactgtacattgtatattacagtatttgtccTATTTTGCAGTGTGTATTTTTGAAATGCATCCATTGACATACcagacattagtttgagggaagagctgctatCTGTATCGGTTCATATTGGTATCAGTGATGAAATGCTGGGCAATATCGGTATATGGGATATcgataagaaagccaatatcaagcatctctagTTTCAACCACTGTGTTAAGAATGAAATGATGTTTAGTGTGGGTTCTagtgtttttgcacatttgctaTTGATCTTTTGGTAGTTCCCCaaccaaaattaaaaaaaataagatacagtcaaacttgtctatagcggccactagaggtagtctgcaaaagtggccgctatagacaggtggcctctatagacaggttggcgtccagtttgaatgttgagcagtagaggaaaaaaaagaaaaaaagggggaaaacaataataataataataataataatgttgaccagtagagggcactgcggactgcggataaaagttgtacagcactactaggcttgttattatcatggttcatggttttaatcctgaacatacatgagtcaaacagtagcacatcacatagtacaattcacaattttgcatgtccaaaaaggagtaggaagaagcaaagcttatttaatcctacccctcatcagtttcacatcagttgcaatacatttattcacctcttgttcttccaagtgtactttgtaggtctacatgaccatgtagtgcaatcatagccaaggtttttacttactaaaaggaagctagaggcttaataataactgatagaatatatccacgaccccagaacaaagctgtgctagtaatgtcttacgcttgtttttaatattttactttttatacggcagagtgtcattacagctttagttcatcaggaagtgacgggaagtgacggtgggcgtcccgagcaagagagctaggctcagtgctagctgtgagtttcgagagagttgggaagtgtgtttatgttggcgcggatgtaaagtcctgcagtgttctccgctgttaataaagccattaaagtgcatcggcgacgtgagtctcttcttccccacaacaagcggcattacagtattgaccagtacacaccaggaaataaacagctatgtagtggggcttgtttaacctttgccttgtgggcaagcaggaagaagagacgatgctgagagatgtgtgtgtgttctgagctgctgtctggtggccgcgttcaataaataaagttggcagaagcaacaggagaagtttccttctttgcttcagaactgaataacactgacaagttaacagactagtagcgaacagaaaagaaaacggctttttttgtgtcgaatacagaagatgaggactttgatggatttgtggatgaggattgattaaaaataacgtgagtacattctaaaatactttaattaagtacaaccgaactcagttttgctcccgctgccgcatgcatgctagcgtatggttttttttttattgtagtgtcgctgggagcacgtcctgttcccagcctactttgcggtaatgttttggtgcaaatgctcttaaagttacatgtttgaccaggaaatagcaagctcaaaagaagacggcttttttatgtcgaacaactgacagtttgtgtggatcttgtgaatgattgtgactgagctaggactcagtaattaaagtctacacatgacggcttcattaattgaaaaacgaaactttttcgtgcctgaagcttctacttgagttggtaatttggctgctatatgcagtcagatattgaccaagggagacaaaatgggtgaccgatggccgcgttggacaggtgactgctatacacagggtctataacatgtaaatttgctgggggggaatttttcagtggctgctataggcaggtggccgttctataagggtggccgctaagacaggtttgactgtacgtcaaaaataaggcatatcattttttttccctttacaaaatctgaaaatatacagtacttgtatttggaaatattttaatcgacgAGCACATGACTTCGACTCTACTACTATATGATACTATGAATTATTACAATCCAGGATTCATACAGTGACTGTTGTAACTAGAGCTGCAAcgataaattaaattaatggaCAACTATTtagataatcgattaatcatttcatttaaaaatgtactgtaaatataccgatttcagcctctcaaatgtgactatttttttaatgtccttagttctgctttcatggatggcttatctttgtttttcaggcaaaacaagataatcacacacatcagctttgactttggaaaagcacaatcaacatttttgcctttttctgaTACCTTGCGAAGCAAACCACTGCAGAGATGTGTGCGTAGAGCGTGCGTAAGAACATTCCCACGCTACGGTATTtatccacttgtacttgtgcgtagaaaaaatgcgtacatttatgcacaactcttatcatgtgcacacacaaaacctagtgggagaacagtgaaactacaaatagctatGGTTGTGAATGTATCATCTTGCTATGTGCTTCACAACTTGACCATCAAACAAGGCACCGCCACTCCCCCCAGAGCAGACGAGCCGATGCCGGCCCCTaaagttgatttatttgttattttttatttatttattggtgatgCACATGTCTGTGAGAGTGACTTGTTGATTTGCAGTAGAGTGTCGGTGATGTTTGTCAGTTGATTGTTTATCCTTCTCTACTTCAATTTCAGTGTCGGCGAAATATCTCTTCCTGGCCCtctttgctatgattttgggGAGGCAAAAAGTCTgttcatgcattcttaaagggaTTGCTGCTCAGGCGGAAATTacaaatgagttttttttaaacacgattaataaaaaaacatcgaCAGACTAATTGGTAATTAAAATAATCGGTAGTTACAGCCCTAGTTGTAACCAGTTGAGCTTTCGGCATTTCTTTTCCATCTATATTATATgcagacaaacaaaaataaccaaACGTCTCTGTTTGTCCCCCAGCATTTGTGATATACAACTTCTTGAGCCTGTGCTATGAATACCTCGGAGGAGAGAGCGCCATCATGGCAGAGATTCGAGGGAAACCCATTGAGTAAGTCTCTGAACTATAAGCCATTACAAGAAGGTGTTTGTCGTTGtaatagcagtcattttgaatGATATCCAGTCCTACACGTTAGAGGTAGCAGAGCTCAAACGTCACCTTACATGTTATACTGCTTTAATATACCTCAGCATTTGTAATATGACTCTGCTGCTCTGTCAGGTCCAGCTGCTTGTATGGCACCTGCTGCCTGAGGGGAAAGGCCTACTCTATTGGCTTTTTGCGCTTCTGTAAGCAGGCCACACTGCAGTTTTGCGTGGTGAAACCTATCATGGCCACCGTCACAGTCATCCTGCAGGCATACGGCAAATACAAAGATGGAGACTTCAAGTAAGTGTACGGTGGGCTTTGAAATATCCCCAGGTTTGGCATGGCACTCGTAGAGAAGAGTCTTGTGTGGCTGGTGGGACACACTGGATTCACAGTAATACTTGAGCCAAAATACAGTATCTACTTCTTCAATGTTGAAGTTGCAACATGTTAGTCACAACTTATGAAGTCACACACCTCATGTCAAATGGCAACTATTGTATAATATCCTCACTAATATTCTCTGTGCTCTCTGCCATTATTATGTTCTGTGCAATAAATGAATACGTGCTGTATATTTTCAATACATTAATTATTACGTTCTATGTTTGGGTCTTAGGCTGTTAGATCAGGgacgtccaaactttttccagcaagggccacatactgaaaaatgacaggacgcaagggccacttggatattttgtaacgcAATATGCTAATGAGGTGTACCCCGtttctcgcccaaagttagctgggctCTAGCATagccctgcaaccctaatgaggacaagcggcatagaaaatgaaggaatgaatatgttaagaagttatctatattttaagaaaaaaattgcatctcagctttgtgatataggtgaaaaaacgcattattagtataaactttggtctttgcacttttttaccatgtttgctgttgggtttaaaaaaaaatgtttcttcttaaataatctacataaattttcttttcataatattatgactttccccaacctaattttccaacaattgcaactttattttgttttgtttgtttttcataatattaccattttaaaaattaccattttctttcatattgattattttcccctcataatattgcaggtttattctcatacaattgtagctttttttctcgttagaatataacttttgtcacttaatatttggacttaattcttgtaaaatgactattttttcatttctgctgctgtttttatttgtacattttctttttggacttttggttttattcctgtaacatttaaactttttctgcaacctaatgttccaaaaattagaactttattattttgtttgttttttgtaatatctattatgacttttaaaaaaacattttttgtaaagattacaactttgtgctactaaaatgatgttacttttcctcagaatattccaacattattcttgtaaaaatatgacttttttctcttaatattttgactttattcttgtaaaatttctgcagatttttatttttatttttttattttttagtttttagttttcttggtaaatttgtattttagaatgtgccgtggaccactaaaaaaaacagtcgcgggcctcaaatggcccccgggctgcacttggGACACCCGTGAGTTAGATTTTGTTAAACTCAAAGTCAAGTTCATGTTGGATCAACTCAATATTTGAGTTTAAATAACTATATTAATTATACCACTAAACTAAATaagtaattgtaaaaaataaaataaaatggattagAAGGAGTTCATATATTGTCATTTGGTTGAactcaattttattttgttaaacacacaaaaaagtcaatgaatgacaacaattccaAACACAGTTAAATAGCAAATGGCATGGAAGCATGGAATAACTTCAATACTGCATTCTCATGGCACTTTGAATAACTGTTATTGTGCATAGACAAATAACATCATATAGAATTGGAGGATGTATGACTGTCCTTCCTCTGGCTTTTAATCTCtgatgctgaaaaaaaaactggtAATGCTCTTTACCTATTTTTTAAAGagttttttgagtttttttgaaagtgttttataaataacattaataatgaTAGTACTGGCAGTAGAATTATTTGATTCTAGATTTACTGAATGGCGATATGTGGAAAATCATGGTGAATTAAGCCACAAGTCATCAGGAGTAATGTCTGTGATGTCTTCCCCAGCGTTGCCAGTGGTTACCTGTACGTCACCATCATCTACAACATCTCAGTCAGCTTGTCTCTGTACGCCCTCTTCCTCTTTTACTTTGCCACACGGGAGCTGATTAGGCCTTACAGTCCGATGCTCAAGTTCTTCATGGTCAAATCGGTCATCTTTCTCTCGTTCTGGCAGGGTGCGTTAACTGTCACTCATTTTAACATTTCATATTCTTTAAATGTGCTTCTGTTTAATACCTGCTTTTTACTTGATGGGAATTCACAGGCATGTTGCTGGCCATCATGGAGAAGTGCGGCGCCATCCCTCAGATTAACTCGGTGGAGGTGTCCGTTGGCGAGGGCACCGTTGCAGCCGGCTACCAAAACTTTATCATTTGTATCGAGATGTTTTTTGCGGCGCTCTTCCTGCGTCCCGCTTTTCCGTACATAGTCTACATGGACAAAAGTCTGAACACACATGGTGAGATTAGGAGATGTACA
This sequence is a window from Dunckerocampus dactyliophorus isolate RoL2022-P2 chromosome 2, RoL_Ddac_1.1, whole genome shotgun sequence. Protein-coding genes within it:
- the tmem184ba gene encoding transmembrane protein 184ba isoform X2, which translates into the protein MLTLSERLGKDFLMTAVVGTPATPAPVGPNISWFPELPLLSQDQPTFLMTPAAQAVSGFFVWIALILTSHQIYMHLRFYSSPREQRHIIRILFIVPIYAFDSWLSLLFFTNDQYYVYFDTIRDCYEAFVIYNFLSLCYEYLGGESAIMAEIRGKPIESSCLYGTCCLRGKAYSIGFLRFCKQATLQFCVVKPIMATVTVILQAYGKYKDGDFNVASGYLYVTIIYNISVSLSLYALFLFYFATRELIRPYSPMLKFFMVKSVIFLSFWQGMLLAIMEKCGAIPQINSVEVSVGEGTVAAGYQNFIICIEMFFAALFLRPAFPYIVYMDKSLNTHAHCAPMKSISSSLKETMNPGDMVQDAIHNFSPAYQQYTQQSTLEQGVPPPSSRSVSTISSHGDTEKMLLLSSDDEF